The Planctomycetia bacterium genome includes the window TACGCAGTATTCATTTTCGAGAAGCGATTCGTTGAAACCTCCAGGCAGCGACGCACGTTCTTCGTCGGCGTCGAAGGAGGCGTCCGTCTGCTTCTTCTTGCGATAAGTGGAGGCGATCGCGGTGGGCACGGCGATTGGTTTTCGATCGACTAATAGATTTTCTTCATCGAACTCGATCTTCTCTCCGGGTAATCCGACGACGCGCCCAGCAAAGGTCTCTTCGGGAAACTGAGGAGATCGAAATGCGACGATGTCCCATCGAGCGATTCGCTGTCTAGGAGCAACGAGTAGACGGTCACCCAATCGCTCTAGGCGACCTTGTCGGCTTTGCTCGACGAAGTTATCGCACGTCAAACAACGCCCCATCGCAGGTGGGAGTGTTTCCCCCGAC containing:
- the lepB gene encoding signal peptidase I, coding for MSLALMFLILHKGFHGTPAQTAIMFVSTLVFEKLMDGIRFLFKLVVDTTNGIANNGMAPLIRSNRRESRCPTCLGLVLSEMDIKERPAKSGETLPPAMGRCLTCDNFVEQSRQGRLERLGDRLLVAPRQRIARWDIVAFRSPQFPEETFAGRVVGLPGEKIEFDEENLLVDRKPIAVPTAIASTYRKKKQTDASFDADEERASLPGGFNESLLENEYCVLADDARAAVDSASLGPILRDDILGVAQWIFWPPARFRRLS